Within Vigna radiata var. radiata cultivar VC1973A unplaced genomic scaffold, Vradiata_ver6 scaffold_223, whole genome shotgun sequence, the genomic segment GGACAAAACATAAGAAAGAGCCATATTTTGCAGCTCGTCACACAAGAAGACAAGAACAATGCATACAAGCAAATGATGATACCCCAGAAGAAACAAGTTTACTAAATCATTCCCTCAAATTGGCTCTTTCCACTTCCCAAAATACTCTACTGCCTACGCTACCTGCCTTTGTTGCTTTCCTCCTACTTGTTACTTCAATTGGCACAGCATTTTCTCACCCCATTGCCTCCAATTCACCATTGCCACCACCCTCTCACCCCATTCTTAACAACACTTTCAGACCACCTCCGCTGTTGAAAAAGTTGAGGAGAATCAGAGCTCATCTCAACAAGATTAACAAGCCTCCTGTTAAAACAATTCAggcattttttttactttgccTTTACAATCACCCTACTGCATTCCCCTTCTCCCCATTCACTGATCTATGTTTCTGTTCCTTTCTTGCAGAGTCCAGATGGGGATTTCATAGATTGTGTTTTGTCTCATCAGCAACCTGCTTTTGACCACCCTCTGCTCAGAGGGCAAAGACCATTGGTAATTTCATCCAACTCAACCTAAGGAATATCACTTTCCTTTCAATTCATAAATGCATCCACATTCCTCTGGAGAAGCTGGAATTCCTATTTAGCCAGTACTCATCTTTTTATTCTAAAGGTTTGATTTTTtggattgaattttatttgagaGACTGAGAAAGTAAGAGGCTTAAGGTTTACAGGATCCACCGGAAAGGCCAAAGGGCCACCCCAATGGGGAAAAAGTCATAGAGAGCTTTCAGCTTTGGTCTGATTCTGGTGAAATATGCCCTGAAGGAACTGTTCCGATCAGAAGAACAACTGAACAAGATTTTCTACGAGCAAGCTCCATCAGAAGATTTGGAAGAAAAGTACGGAGGGACTCAACTGGCACTGGTCATGAGGTTAGTGCTTACAAACGTAAtttgctttttgaaatttcattgCCAATCCAATCCTTTTCCGGCTACTGTTTACGTTTCTCAGAATGCTTTACTTTCAAAGGAAACTCTCTGCTCTTATTTTCTCAGCATTGCGTTCATTTCAACCGTTTTTCTTTACCATAAAGAAAAGAACAACCctgtttttctttattcatcAAAATTAAACATGGATTGGAAAAACGAAGACATTGAAGGGACTCCACTTTCCAAAGTTTGCCTCCTAGGTGCAGCAAAAAGTAACGTGGAAATCATTATGCCGCATGCAATTTTTTTCCAGAGGGagctaaaaattgaaaaaaataaaagtccgAAGCACCCTTTAGGAAAAATCGTTCATTCTTATGCACGCATATGTGTAGCTTCTGctgtaattttgatttttgacaCACAACCTGTTGCAGCATGCAGTTGTTTTTGTAAACGGAGAGCAATACTACGGAGCAAAAGCAAGCATAAATGTATGGACACCCAGCGTAACCGATCCATACGAATTCAGTTTGTCACAGATATGGGTTATTGCTGGATCTTTTGGCAATGATCTGAATACCATAGAAGCTGGATGGCAGGTATGTCAACATCAAATTGTCCAAAAATTCACATCCATCCATGTTTTGTAGTGAAGGTGTTGAAGAATGTACTAGGATTACGTTTGTCTTTATCATTTGCTTTGGTTTTCAGTCCTTCGATTTCTAGCTAAGTAACAAGCATACTTTCCTTCAGGTAAGTCCTGAGCTATATGGAGACAACTATCCTAGGTTCTTTACTTATTGGACAGTAAGTAATGCacgtttctttttttcttcttctgtttcttttttACCCTCATTTCTTTAACATCTTACATTATGTGCTATCTGACAGACGGATGCATATCAAGCAACTGGATGCTACAATTTACTATGTTCAGGATTTGTCCAAACTAACAACAGGATAGCAATAGGGGCTGCAATCTCCCCAAGATCCATCTACAATGCCAGACAATTTGATATTGGCTTAATGGTTTGGAAGgtgaatctttttctttttctttttcctttttcctttttccacaAAACAATTCATCAACTAAGtcaaccaaaaagaaaacaccAATTAAGGAGAAAATAGGGTCCTTTTAACACAAAAGGCTGAACGGTTTAGATGGTGGTTTGTTGTTAATTGGAGCTTTTATGCTTTTCAAACCACAACTTGTTAATtactttgagaaaaaaaaaagggttaaacaTGCATAATCAAAGTAAGAGTAAAGAAAATCATATCCAAGTGAGGCAATAATTCGCTTACTTGTTTTCTGAaccttttcttttgaattttctgcATGTTATTGTTATTCAAATGGAAGATTCCCTTGCTTTCCTTGTACTAGTGTCCTTCATGGGGTCGACTCTAGCCGAGCCTTTTCCTTTCCTTCCTTTATTAAAGCAATGTTTCGCGGCTCgggcttttcttttttattttggttttgctCTAACTGGCATCTCGATTTGTCTCACCACTTGTTTTTCCTCAATTTTACTCTCCTccaataatatcattaaaaatggTAACCAACCACTTTATACTAGTGAGACACGCATTGATTAATTAAGCCGTAAGGGGAAATTTTTGGTGTTTGCATTTATGCCAACACATTAATGTAGGTTAGACAGTTGGAGTCAAGCTGTAACAAAGTAacatgcattttcttttgctGAAATAATTCCAAGATACCATAATGAAAATCTGTGTGTATAGGACCCAAAGCATGGACATTGGTGGCTGGAATTTGGGTCGGGGCTACTTGTTGGGTACTGGCCAGCATACTTGTTCAGTCACTTGAGAAACCATGCTAGCATGGTACAATTTGGAGGAGAAATAGTGAATTCTCGTTCAAGGGGCTACCACACTGGCACTCAAATGGGTAGTGGCCATTTTGCAGAAGAAGGGTTTAGAAAAGCAGCCTATTTTAGAAACTTGCAAGTTGTGGATTGGGACAATAACTTGCTTCCTCTTTCAAATATTCACCAATTGGCTGACCATTCCAATTGCTATGACATTAGGGTGGGATCAAACAATGTTTGGGGAACTTACTTTTATTATGGAGGTCCTGGAAGGAACGTCAGATGTCCAtgaagattatatatatatatatatagttcctATTACACAGGCTTCTCTGCTCTAAATATatgatattctttttattttatcccacttttttcttttcttttggggATTTTTGGTTTCATTATAAGCTTCACATGGTTTGgctatatttgttaattttggttttgggttaacAGGTTAGAGACAGTTTGTTCCGTTGTTAGAGATTATGTAAATCCACCAAAAATATGTTGTCAGTTTATAACATTAAATTCAGGAGTTCTGCATTCTTCAATTCCTTTGCATTTCAAATAAACTCGAGGCTTGCGCGGGTAATAGTTGACTTTCAATTCGTCAATAAACCTTTAATGCAACTTGTCTTTCCCAGTGAGAATTATATTTTACTGCTAATGAATCCGTCATAGGTGGTTTTGCATGTGGGGGAGctacaaagaagaaaaatagaaacatatcTCCAAGACTAAATGCGTTCAACCTTCTGTATAGTTATTAACTATCATGAACCTTCTATCTTCTTggtaaataaaaagagaatatttaatgtatacgcactgcaaataaaataattggatGAACACTAATGCAGTGAAACCAAGAGCAGTTAACAGTGAACCATGTTTTCCCACAAGTAAACttgaaaaaatagaattaagaTAGTGCATATTGGGAAATACAACATACAGcaaacatttgaatattgaggAGGACATGAGATAATgtaataataagtttttaaagAAGAGTTTTCTTGGGAGATATCCATCCTTAgagagaataaataaataagagaaatGGTTGAAAGCTAACGGTCAACGTCatgattttattaaatcttAGACCATCCGAAAGTAgacaagaagagaaaagaagggaGCACATGGTGTTGGTAGGCTAGCATTAGGTATTTGCATCCTAGTGTCGAAAATGGATGTTGGTGGAAGTGTGAAGTGACACAGGATATGGatcttttgttttcaaaacaataatgataataatattgtgAAGGGTAGAATTGCAAGGCCAGTATAGTAAGTAAGGCTTCCTTGCGTGACAACAAAGCGATCCCCACCACATTCGATTAAAGAATAAAGGACAGTGATGGTCAGAAGCGTATTATGGAACAAACAATTCTTTTTACTATGAGTTAGGCCTTCTTCTGCCTCAATCTGGAAATCCTTATCAAAACATCCTTTGCATATCCTTTGTATTTGTATTCACAACAAAAAAACCAACTGCTACAAGTTTGGCTGCCAGTTGCGCTGTCCCTTTCCGTACAGTTATAAAATTACACTCAACATACTgtatttatttagtattttgtttatatttatttaaatttatatttaaaaaaaggaaaagaaaaatataatgattagtATGTGAAGTGACATGAGAATGGCTTTTTGAGACAGGTGCATCATGTATGTTTCATATGGATATGGCGCCTTTGTTTTTAGAGTGGTCCTTAGTTCTTAACTTTCGACATTTGTTCGTATTCAAGATTATGTTGTATTACACAAAAATCCCTTTCacctttaattttaataattatacttaACAACTAACAATGTGCTAATCACTATTCAATTCTACGCAACTTCTTTTCGCTTGGTTCGCTATTCTTCAATCAAACATAATGCGTAACTAATATATAGAgtttgtttgattattttttatcaactcataatttaattttttaactttaaaaatgatagtttttatattttaaatatgttcatTCTTTTGATGTGTTAAAGAATCATTGGTTTGAATTCAACTTTAAGccgtttatactgtttgacaatttttagtttaaatttttctataaataagtaaaacccaataaaaatataaaataaaattcttaaaaaattattaaattatagaaCTTGAGAACTAAAAGATTGCacgttaatatttttaagaatataaacataaagagaaaaaattaacattaaatgttTAGTAATTTATCGTTacattttacaaatataattcaaattacaataataactaaaagaaataaaaacaatacattTAGCTtgaagtataatataaaatccAGATATTCatcctaaaaaaaatacatgaatgAATGTATTTTTATCAACATACAAATTCATTACTTACTATTATCTCAAAATAtcaactaaaagaaataaacacaatatattAAGCTTGAAGTACAATATAAAATCCAGATATTCATCCTAAAAGGAAATTTTATTCGTATGCATAAAAcagaattaatttatatacatagagataaatcacaaaattttacattattattattattattattattattattattattattattataaagcaCGTATACTTAAAATACagcattttatttgtataagtAATTCATTATAACATATATTAAGATGTTTATGTTTAAATGTTCATGcataaatttacttaattaagAAATCATCACTTAATCTCttatgttgtgtttgttttgggTGAAGTTTTGAAAATTAGCGGGTGTTAAGCGTGTTTGTTTTTATAGAAATGCAATGAAACGGCAACGCGGATTTACGATTAATCCTTTTCCATTATACTcgcaaaaatgaaaaaaatgcaagaaaaagcCTCGTCGTATCACTGACATTgctaaatgaattttataattttataaagccCATTTAAGAATATTAATAGGTGTAGAAAGAAAAGCTCCTCCTTATGTACAGGCCCAATAATTATGGGTATTCTTCGACCCACTTAACAGAAGCAGAATTAATGGGCTAAGGTTTGACCAAAACTGCAAGCTGCTCTATAGTATTCCTGAATGACTTAAGATGAGAcgttttttaacttaattaaaattatttactaaaaacattattaactTGTTTGATGTATATGTTTAAGGAATTTTAAGATGTAAAACCacttcttaaattattatatcaatcttatttcatatttctttaattGGTAATAAAAGTGTTCTATGTAATCTTTGCTTTGatactattaaaaataaattatttaaattttgaaacactttccattctaaaataataagaatttggTTGAAATGTTTCATAGacattatatacataatatatatttggcATGTATGATGATCACTATGTTTAATCCAAAATTCGCTTAAATAAGAAAGgtatatattttagttgaaattaataaaataacaaagaaaaacaatgaaatgTTAGAATCGAGTCTAGTATCTaaaatttggtcggaaattttgaaaaagtggAACCATAgctttttgtttgttgtttcaaCGTAGAATTTAAGCCATGAAGGAAGTaaatataatccaaatataGTGTATTATACGTGACTTTAGTGTCCATATTATTCAAAATACTCACTTAGACTATGAACTCCTAATAAAGTTTTAGgagaataacatttattttaacacTACTTGTATGCTAATTATTATCTTGTTATTTATAAGTAACATATACTAATATGTAACAATTAATGTTTTAGAGCATACAAAATGTCTTAAGACCATGTCTAACTCAACGTTGGATAAATACTCGTTAGGACATAATAATTACATGAATAATCACGGATTTGAgggaaaaaaacattatttttacacacttcaaagaaagaaagaaaaaaaatcctaatttatatttgtatttgtattttttgtgtATGATAAAATCATTGAGTTGATATATACATAGAAAGTATGAGGTAACGTCATAAAAGGTATGGAAGAGTATATTTCACAAAAGGATTCCTCGTTTACAGTTCATCATATCGATTTGGTTAAgtgaatatataaattagtttagaAGATTAACATAAACCTTctgtttgtttaaaaaattacgagattaacatataaataagttttagtCAGTCAAGAATatataaaccaaataaaaacatgtaaaaagtGAGAATAATACCATTTGAGAAAACTCAAGTGATTAtaagataaactaaaaaatgaaaaataaataataattcaattcattttcagtattatatttttgtattttttctataacgtttatacttttttttctagGTTACACTAATACAAGTTTtttatgtatgttattttagattttttttatgttgtagaacataattttgaaagacgtaaatttacatttttacatttataacaTATGTAAATTTATCTCTCTTACAAATGTAAGAGACcctaaattctttttattttattttttttaaagaagacggagaaggagaagaagacaaAATTTGGTGcagacttaaaaaaaataaaaagaatttagaGAATGTTccttttgtaataaaaataaatttacatgtgttatgaataaaaaaaacataaatttacataCTTTGCAATTAGACATGGATAAtaaaggtttaaatccttttttgatCCTCAGGTTAAggtttgatgttcagtttagttttcgcttttaaaaatgtcaatctttagttcctatgatatgaacaacaaatcacttaatgaaaaagttgTTATTTGTTAACCAATATGACTGCATTGATACATTCTTCATATCATATAAactaaagattgacattttaaaaaacgggaaCTAAACTAAGACCAAATAAATGTTTAAACCGATAATAAATGTGTATTAGTCACTGGATAGATTATTTGGAGTGGTGAGACTTTATTGATAAGAATGACAGTAAGATAtgattttcttataaaagactaatattgattatgaaaaatgtaaaatacgCAGAAAGTAAGGATCGTTgactataaatatttattaactttaatgattataacaataattcaaaatttacatggAACAACGTTATCTACTGATatgtttttacttatttttattttttcttttctgtttagCATGTCATCTTAGATGTGTGGCTTTGTAatgtatcatatttttttttattaaactcgTTATTTATAGATGTTATTGGTCTTCTCTATGCCAAATCAGATCTTTCTGAGTTTTAGAGAAATGAAAAGGATTCAGTGACATGATCATGGAGTTGATAAGTAAGTAATGTATtgatctttttatatattttattgaattcaatttacctaataattttataaatattagagaCACCAACTTCTGGTTCCATGTTTTTGTGATgcaatatattaaaatgaaatatttcgAGGTCATCATTGATGTTGTATACTAGATGATGTTTTATAGTagacaatatcaaataaatctaTTAATTTCACATGTTTTAGgtattaatatacatttttactTCTTTATGATCAATAGgttttctaataataaataaaatagtaaattgtttttaaactcAAAGGTTTATTCATCGGAAACTAagtatgttttcttttccaatttcatctcatattatgcattataaacttttattcaGGAATTGATTTTTGCAACATGTTTTGTGCACGTCTAACAAAGTGATATTTGATGAATCTATACCCTCAAGATGATTATTAGAAAGAATCGTTATAAAagtgttcaatttttttatttttattgaatgtcagatttaaactaatatttaaatttttaataatttttaagtgtGAATCTCTTTGTATTAATACCTCTTTATTGAGTTTTCACATTTCATAAACCATGATTATCATCTATTTATAAGGTTGTTTATCTTAACggaacatatttattttattttttgtcaaaagaCCTTGTTACAGGAATTCATTTCATCACACTAAGGTCAAccatcaaatttaattttactaataagTCTGTTGATCACTAAAAATACATAACACTAATAAAACATAAGTTCAattcacatataaaaaattagtatcATCTtcaatgaaaagtaaaaaagtcGTATTTCATTATGAACTAAAAAGGaagaaatacatatttattattgattaatcaaaattaatatttttatgaggTTAGGTTACAAGCaagaaaagtaagaatttgaatatCATACATCAtatcactaataaaaaaaattcaaaatcatttaatatgtttcgacttaaaaaagaaaacctttcaaaacaattatattttttaaattttttgcaAACTTATAAACTTCAGTTCaagttttattatctttatttttcaattttttttattacttttgacttctattaaaaattgaagcaaatagtccttatttatttttatttcatttatatatgttttggttgaaaaatcaaaatataatgtaaaaaaagttgATATCAAAATCCTTTACAGCActaatatttattctaattacaaaaataaatttccttaaaagtaatcaaatattaaatatttcattcaaGATTTCCTTTCATCATATTGTTTTCTTGTGCTTATTTACATATGAAgagttgatattttttattgtaagatatttaaaaatttagtaacAGTTTATTAAATGCAATTTATAATGTTGAATTGTTTctagtttattatattttaaaattgttattcattgtattctttaaatatttgtgtttttatattatgtatattaatttaCTTACTGGTTACTTTCATGTTGTATcgtgttatttatttaattgttttttacatGCAAGGCACAAGGCACAAGGTCATTTCCAAAAGGTGCCTTTTGATATGGGACTTTATGGTTAAGCATTTCCATCAAACTTTTGTGCTTGTCAATTATTTCCCTCTTATTACGACAAAGTATATattactttgatttcaagatctAAGATGGTGTCCTAAATTCAAGTGTTTGTTGAATTGAAAGGAGAATTTAAactgttaaaaataattttggatgaaATTGAGATAGGCATGGTCCAcgtattcaataaaaaaaactatggtTAACGGCCGACATAGAATTTAAGGTTTAAATAAGAGAGTTTCCTTGGTCGCTACTGAAAGTCAATCATAGCCCACATAATTATGATGatagaataataatatcatgagTTACTTTTGCATTCAtttcacataaaatataaaagtaaaataattcaaaaaatataaaattttgtaatatttttaataaaaaagtaaaagataaaaaaaataatattaaataaatataaaaaatttaaatatatcaaataattatgataattttgtaGATATTTCTCGATTTGAGGCCAAGATAAAAATGATAACTTTATCTACCCTAAGAGGGTATGACCCATGATCCTCACTAAGTAATTTATTTTGCTCGCACTTTTTCGGAATGTTAATTTACACTTTTTGGGCTATACACGTAATGTGAAAATCTCTCCATTAAATGACACATGCATGTAATGcctaactttttttttaggaaaaataaaattacaagtaAACTATAAATTACTTGGttgtcattttcattatttgatgGAAGCTCGCATATGTAATttgttcttttctctttaaagcAATACATGAAAGATCCCATGCATGGGGGGGCACAGCCAGAGTCTGAGGTACAGATTGATCTGCATGTGCAGCTGTTAAGCACCATTAAAATGGCACCCTCTGGTGAAaggaaacttttttttttacagtctTGAAATAATGCTGAAGGatgaaaaattggaaaaattatttgaagataaaagCGAGGAAGAAACGCAGCACATTACCCTGGTCGCATTTGGTGTGTTGATGAGACGATGGTCGTGTGTTGTCAGCTACTGAAAGCAAAGGCAGTTGCTATAGGGTGTAATGGAAAGGAAAGGGTTATGTGCGGAAAAGTGATTGGTAATTGCTTGGCCATAAGTGTTCTAGACTTGAATGGAGAATGCTTCTACTTCTCCACATGGTGCGGGCCAAGAAAGTTAGTTGAACGAAAACAAGCCAACTCACTTCCTTTTCCGTAATCAGCAACAATCATAATGGAAGCGAAAGATGGCTCAAAAGGTACCTAGTGATAGTCTACCTTCCTGCTCAACCTGACATCTCCCACTTTTACTCTTTGGCTTTCAGAGTTACACCACACATATTATTGCCCTCTTTTGAAGAATTCATGAAAGCAGCTTCTTATGGAAATCTCTCCCTTTTCATTTTATACCATATAAGGACATGAATGTAGGCCCCCTCATATATTTTACACAACCAGTGCAGTTAAGATGGTGGCAGCAGAAGCCACAGTTTGTGTGAAGTgagtaataaaagaaaaggaatcaTGTCAATCAATTAAGCTTCTGTacactcatttcattttacCTTTTAGCTTATCCAATCAGTTCCGAAATTACACTGACGTCAACCACTAGTACTAACTAATTAATCAACCAAtcaaaataactaaaaagatctaaatcctaaaaatatagtaattaacatatatgttttgttttttttttctgaaatagaAAGAGGCATTAAATTTGAATGGAGGATTGATTCCTTGAAGGGGGGTAGGGTGCTGCTGAGGAAGAGGAATAAGCAAGGGATGAGGAAGAGTTGGAGGTAGATTGTAGGAGCAACAACTGAGCAGGGGTGACAGAGGAGGAGGAATAGGATGAAGCTTGAGATGTTATGGGTTTGGGCTTGTGGGGCTCAGCGCCTGGTGGAGGATCGTGACGAATTTCTCTCAATAATGCTGCAACATCTTTCATTGTCGGTCGATCCTCTGCACGATTACTTGTGCACAAGAGGGCAATACCAAGTGCTTGTAGCATCTCTTGGATTTGTGTGTCTGGATGGCCTTGGAGCTTGGAATCTAGAACCTGGATCGGGTCCTTCTTGCTCTTGAGGTGCTCCCTGACCCACTGAATAACATGTTGCCCATCCGGGAATGATGGATCCACTGGCCTTTTCCCCGTTATTATCTCCAGTAGGACCACTCCAAAGCTGTACACGTCGCTCTTCTCTGTGATTTTAAGCATGCAAGCATACTCTGCAATATTCCAATCCAACAAAACATTATATACTCTCCACATGTTATCCAGACACAGGTAAGAGACATTTGCTGTCTGTAAAGTGATTCAACAACGATTAATCAAATTAGGTTGGACGCATTCCCTGTGTGTCACTCGTGATCATTTGGCTTTTTTGCCGGCACCATTATGTCTTTCACTTGTCCAAACACAAAGATTACATGTAATTATTATAGATGCATGCAGGGGATTTGTAACTTTGTGCCATCAAGTACATCAGATGTACATGTAATCAAACCCAAAAAGCAACAAATCACTAAACATCAACCATAATGAATGGAAGCCTTCACGATGGATTCCCGTACGGTCCCCATTCACCAACCTTCGTGTGGAAAACTCAAATTCTCActatcaatttcaaatttcttatcCCGTTAATTTATTTCACCGGTATCATCTAATTAAAATCAACACTCTCCTTATTTACAAATCACTGGGTAAACttgttaataaaagaaaaatgaataatttttaactgaaaaagaagaaaattgattgACTTACCGGGAGCAATGTAACCGTAGGAGCCGGCGAAATGTGGATTAATCGAAAAGGAAGCGTGATCCTCTTCCACGAATCGAGCGAAACCAAAATCCGCCAAACAGGGCTCGTATCTGTCTCCTAACAAAATGTTCTGCGCCTTGACGTCCCGGTGCAAGATAGCAGGCACGCAATCGTGGTGCAAGTAAGCCACGCCCTCAGCCACGCCCAACGCTATCTTGAGCCTCGTCTCCCAATCAATTAATCCTGTGCACCCCTCGTGTAACAGCGTGTCCAGGTTACCATTTGGTAAATAATCGTAAAACAGTAACTTGGTTCTCCTGTTGGCCCCCCAACCCAGCAGCCGCACGATGTTCCGGTGACGGATTCGCGCAAGCGTGGCAATCTCCGACGAGAACGCCGCTGCGGAGAATTTCTCGGACAACCGGAACTTCTTCACCGCCACGGCGAGTCCCGTACTCGACAACTCGACCCTATAAACGACGCCGGATCGGCCTTGGCCGATGACGTTGCCAGCAGTGAGACATTTAGCTACATCAGAGATGGACAGATCGAGTTTCTGGTACAGTGTCACTTCCCAAGGTGGGGCCATGTCCACGTCGCTGTCCTTTCCATCTAGCTCCACGTCGTTTTCGCGGTCCCCTCGCCGTTTCGCTGCGACGACGACATACAGCGCCGCCATGAGCATCAAGCACGCGGTGCACAGCAGGACTACCATCGCCACGCGCGCTACCCTCGCCCGCCGTCCCGACCTTCCGCCGCCGTCGCCACTGCACTCGTTGCCGGAAAAGCACAGCGCTGGGTTCCCCGCCAGCACACTCAGAGGCAGCTTCGCGAAGAAAGGCGTGTCCGGAACTCGTCCCGAGAATTTGTTATTCGAGATATTGAGCACCACCAGATTCTGCAGACCCGCGAGATATTGAATGTTTCCGCTGAGAGTGTTGTGAGATATGTCCAGCACTCCGAGCTTCGACAATCCGGAGAACTCCCGAGGGATCTCGCCGGATAGTTGGTTCAGGCTCAAATTCAGAGCGATTTCCAATG encodes:
- the LOC106753334 gene encoding uncharacterized protein LOC106753334, yielding MDMRGYSVSWTKHKKEPYFAARHTRRQEQCIQANDDTPEETSLLNHSLKLALSTSQNTLLPTLPAFVAFLLLVTSIGTAFSHPIASNSPLPPPSHPILNNTFRPPPLLKKLRRIRAHLNKINKPPVKTIQSPDGDFIDCVLSHQQPAFDHPLLRGQRPLDPPERPKGHPNGEKVIESFQLWSDSGEICPEGTVPIRRTTEQDFLRASSIRRFGRKVRRDSTGTGHEHAVVFVNGEQYYGAKASINVWTPSVTDPYEFSLSQIWVIAGSFGNDLNTIEAGWQVSPELYGDNYPRFFTYWTTDAYQATGCYNLLCSGFVQTNNRIAIGAAISPRSIYNARQFDIGLMVWKDPKHGHWWLEFGSGLLVGYWPAYLFSHLRNHASMVQFGGEIVNSRSRGYHTGTQMGSGHFAEEGFRKAAYFRNLQVVDWDNNLLPLSNIHQLADHSNCYDIRVGSNNVWGTYFYYGGPGRNVRCP